A section of the Styela clava chromosome 9, kaStyClav1.hap1.2, whole genome shotgun sequence genome encodes:
- the LOC120339841 gene encoding uncharacterized protein LOC120339841 isoform X1, producing MMDGSGGHTDVTEMNSQQVFGPVGAKEGGCPGWTPARMFLEVFLVLMLVVNLFSAFVIFTTKSTLNFHSTFNKVCILMINFSGIALCSHFSFLPLLFSPMMTQNTDTNGFHRYIDLATTVSFNVQDQAKTELQWCNVSETASCKWSGFSFTFLVFSPLAILVAMSADRVVATYCWKTYKFRGHAVSSFRLTVLIGFLATLCLISVLPFLNIGATYKYDSILLVCVLPRDPDSALTRTFALIVTTFIAILLFFLILAGCLTLSAVYLNSNPRFVSSNIGSSLVFGRFGVVKSEGWKRVSRLTLAVSCLGLASFIPLLAISFYRLFHELDETKRENMDIATTVFLLLVPCLNPVIYIGFSRDYKNRAIRILSWIKPKRFRSNISSTMDHRIDSNWDSEAEMLPNHRNIGTDFINTSQINADVSISPIPANIIRRTSHNSGASRELVEPERRIRGERHYSPQSDGTRVNAIVSPNLIPDRKPTEFHIYEHNGITHMNPSVSGSGSSESYRQGNINSVGTSHESIFQTPKPRFGKKMSTEAIDFFQNAPRYLKFSNHNWEIPKQNRRNSGKVPEYHYHHHLHIYPSTQDQKFLSEHSKQYGYSQHEIEAVASSNPQFGLNSHFYQGYDERRRKKSGENSRMDRHYRKNRRRTLHGEASLFLSSDNLVWPENVTTNDPSPSKKYKRGLRENNMPNK from the exons ATGATGGATGGCAGTGGAGGGCACACTGACGTCACGGAAATGAACTCACAACAAGTGTTTGGTCCTGTTGGAGCGAAGGAAGGCGGTTGCCCTGGA TGGACACCGGCAAGAATGTTCTTGGAAGTATTCCTGGTACTGATGCTGGTAGTAAACTTGTTTTCTGCATTTGTGATATTTACTACAAAATCAACATTGAATTTTCATAGTACTTTCAATAAAGTTTGCATTCTGATGATTAATTTTTCTGGTATAGCACTG TGCTCTCATTTTTCGTTTCTACCGTTGCTGTTCAGTCCCATGATGACTCAAAACACCGATACTAATGGATTTCATCGATATATAGATTTGGCAACAACCGTTAGTTTCAACGTTCAGGATCAG GCGAAGACAGAACTGCAATGGTGCAATGTATCGGAAACTGCGTCATGCAAATGGTCCGGATTCAGTTTTACTTTCCTTGTTTTCTCACCTTTGGCTATACTTGTTGCAATGAGTGCTGATCGTGTGGTGGCAACATACTGCTGGAAAACTTATAAATTTCG AGGCCATGCTGTGTCATCATTCAGACTGACGGTGTTGATAGGTTTTCTGGCAACTCTTTGTCTCATTTCTGTACTTCCTTTTCTTAACATCGGAGCTACGTATAAATATGACAGTATACTTCTGGTGTGTGTACTCCCCCGTGATCCTGACTCTGCTTTGACAAGGACGTTTGCTTTAATT GTTACCACGTTTATTGCAATTTTACTGTTTTTCTTAATATTGGCGGGATGTCTTACGTTGTCAGCTGTATATTTGAATTCAAACCCTCGATTCGTATCCAGTAACATCGGATCTTCTCTAGTATTTGGTCGATTTGGTGTCGTCAAAAGTGAAGGTTGGAAGCGAGTTAGTCGACTGACGCTTGCTGTTTCGTGTCTTGGACTCGCGTCATTCATTCCACTTTTG GCAATTTCATTTTATCGTCTATTTCACGAGTTGGATGAAACGAAACGTGAAAACATGGACATTGCAACAACTGTATTTCTTCTTTTGGTACCTTGTCTAAATCCAGTTATCTACATAGGATTTTCCAGAGATTACAAAAATCGAGCAATCCGAATTTTATCATGGATAAAACCGAAGCGATTCAGAAG TAATATATCAAGCACGATGGATCATCGTATAGATAGCAACTGGGATTCAGAAGCTGAAATGCTTCCGAATCATCGAAATATTGGCACCGACTTCATAAATACCTCGCAAATTAATGCCGATGTATCTATCAGCCCTATTCCTGCCAATATCATTAGAAGAACCTCACATAATTCCGGCGCAAGTCGTGAATTGGTAGAGCCAGAAAGAAGAATTCGAGGGGAAAGGCATTATTCTCCACAGTCCGACGGAACGAGGGTAAATGCTATTGTTAGTCCTAACCTGATACCCGATAGAAAACCTacagaatttcatatttatgagCATAATGGAATCACTCATATGAATCCTTCCGTATCTGGCAGTGGTTCATCAGAGTCATATCGTCAAGGTAATATCAATTCAGTTGGGACTTCGCACGAAAGTATATTTCAAACTCCAAAGCCACGTTTCGGAAAAAAAATGTCAACAGAAGCTATAGACTTTTTTCAGAACGCTCCACGTTACTTAAAATTCTCCAATCATAACTGGGAAATACCGAAACAGAATAGACGAAACTCCGGTAAAGTTCCCGAGTATCATTATCACCATCATTTGCATATCTATCCATCAACTCAAGATCAGAAATTTCTGTCAGAACATTCAAAGCAATACGGGTATAGTCAACATGAAATAGAAGCCGTAGCTAGCAGCAACCCCCAATTTGGCTTGAATTCGCATTTCTACCAAGGCTATGACGAAAGACGAAGAAAAAAATCTGGAGAAAACAGTAGAATGGATCGACATTATAGGAAAAACCGTCGCCGAACGTTGCATGGGGAAGCCTCCCTTTTTCTATCTTCGGACAACTTGGTATGGCCTGAAAATGTTACAACCAATGATCCATCGccttcaaaaaaatataaacgcGGATTACGAGAAAATAATATGCCGAATAaatga
- the LOC120339841 gene encoding uncharacterized protein LOC120339841 isoform X2 has protein sequence MMDGSGGHTDVTEMNSQQVFGPVGAKEGGCPGCSHFSFLPLLFSPMMTQNTDTNGFHRYIDLATTVSFNVQDQAKTELQWCNVSETASCKWSGFSFTFLVFSPLAILVAMSADRVVATYCWKTYKFRGHAVSSFRLTVLIGFLATLCLISVLPFLNIGATYKYDSILLVCVLPRDPDSALTRTFALIVTTFIAILLFFLILAGCLTLSAVYLNSNPRFVSSNIGSSLVFGRFGVVKSEGWKRVSRLTLAVSCLGLASFIPLLAISFYRLFHELDETKRENMDIATTVFLLLVPCLNPVIYIGFSRDYKNRAIRILSWIKPKRFRSNISSTMDHRIDSNWDSEAEMLPNHRNIGTDFINTSQINADVSISPIPANIIRRTSHNSGASRELVEPERRIRGERHYSPQSDGTRVNAIVSPNLIPDRKPTEFHIYEHNGITHMNPSVSGSGSSESYRQGNINSVGTSHESIFQTPKPRFGKKMSTEAIDFFQNAPRYLKFSNHNWEIPKQNRRNSGKVPEYHYHHHLHIYPSTQDQKFLSEHSKQYGYSQHEIEAVASSNPQFGLNSHFYQGYDERRRKKSGENSRMDRHYRKNRRRTLHGEASLFLSSDNLVWPENVTTNDPSPSKKYKRGLRENNMPNK, from the exons ATGATGGATGGCAGTGGAGGGCACACTGACGTCACGGAAATGAACTCACAACAAGTGTTTGGTCCTGTTGGAGCGAAGGAAGGCGGTTGCCCTGGA TGCTCTCATTTTTCGTTTCTACCGTTGCTGTTCAGTCCCATGATGACTCAAAACACCGATACTAATGGATTTCATCGATATATAGATTTGGCAACAACCGTTAGTTTCAACGTTCAGGATCAG GCGAAGACAGAACTGCAATGGTGCAATGTATCGGAAACTGCGTCATGCAAATGGTCCGGATTCAGTTTTACTTTCCTTGTTTTCTCACCTTTGGCTATACTTGTTGCAATGAGTGCTGATCGTGTGGTGGCAACATACTGCTGGAAAACTTATAAATTTCG AGGCCATGCTGTGTCATCATTCAGACTGACGGTGTTGATAGGTTTTCTGGCAACTCTTTGTCTCATTTCTGTACTTCCTTTTCTTAACATCGGAGCTACGTATAAATATGACAGTATACTTCTGGTGTGTGTACTCCCCCGTGATCCTGACTCTGCTTTGACAAGGACGTTTGCTTTAATT GTTACCACGTTTATTGCAATTTTACTGTTTTTCTTAATATTGGCGGGATGTCTTACGTTGTCAGCTGTATATTTGAATTCAAACCCTCGATTCGTATCCAGTAACATCGGATCTTCTCTAGTATTTGGTCGATTTGGTGTCGTCAAAAGTGAAGGTTGGAAGCGAGTTAGTCGACTGACGCTTGCTGTTTCGTGTCTTGGACTCGCGTCATTCATTCCACTTTTG GCAATTTCATTTTATCGTCTATTTCACGAGTTGGATGAAACGAAACGTGAAAACATGGACATTGCAACAACTGTATTTCTTCTTTTGGTACCTTGTCTAAATCCAGTTATCTACATAGGATTTTCCAGAGATTACAAAAATCGAGCAATCCGAATTTTATCATGGATAAAACCGAAGCGATTCAGAAG TAATATATCAAGCACGATGGATCATCGTATAGATAGCAACTGGGATTCAGAAGCTGAAATGCTTCCGAATCATCGAAATATTGGCACCGACTTCATAAATACCTCGCAAATTAATGCCGATGTATCTATCAGCCCTATTCCTGCCAATATCATTAGAAGAACCTCACATAATTCCGGCGCAAGTCGTGAATTGGTAGAGCCAGAAAGAAGAATTCGAGGGGAAAGGCATTATTCTCCACAGTCCGACGGAACGAGGGTAAATGCTATTGTTAGTCCTAACCTGATACCCGATAGAAAACCTacagaatttcatatttatgagCATAATGGAATCACTCATATGAATCCTTCCGTATCTGGCAGTGGTTCATCAGAGTCATATCGTCAAGGTAATATCAATTCAGTTGGGACTTCGCACGAAAGTATATTTCAAACTCCAAAGCCACGTTTCGGAAAAAAAATGTCAACAGAAGCTATAGACTTTTTTCAGAACGCTCCACGTTACTTAAAATTCTCCAATCATAACTGGGAAATACCGAAACAGAATAGACGAAACTCCGGTAAAGTTCCCGAGTATCATTATCACCATCATTTGCATATCTATCCATCAACTCAAGATCAGAAATTTCTGTCAGAACATTCAAAGCAATACGGGTATAGTCAACATGAAATAGAAGCCGTAGCTAGCAGCAACCCCCAATTTGGCTTGAATTCGCATTTCTACCAAGGCTATGACGAAAGACGAAGAAAAAAATCTGGAGAAAACAGTAGAATGGATCGACATTATAGGAAAAACCGTCGCCGAACGTTGCATGGGGAAGCCTCCCTTTTTCTATCTTCGGACAACTTGGTATGGCCTGAAAATGTTACAACCAATGATCCATCGccttcaaaaaaatataaacgcGGATTACGAGAAAATAATATGCCGAATAaatga
- the LOC120339060 gene encoding ATP synthase F(1) complex catalytic subunit beta, mitochondrial-like produces MMNSARFCLRTLQSSKTGIAGKAARAASVEQRRNYAPEKATQTTQGSGLVGEIVAVIGPVVDVQFSGGRPPILNALEVEGRETKLVLEVAQHLGQNTVRTIAMDSTERLIRGQKCVDTGDSIKVPVGPGTLGRIINVIGQPIDERGPVKTKMYASIHATAPELSETGGAQEILETGIKVVDVLAPYVRGGKIGLFGGAGVGKTVFIMELMNNVAKAHGGYSVFAGVGERTREGNDLYHEMMDSGVISLTDDTSKVALVYGQMNEPPGARARVALTGLTVAEYFRDEEGQDVLLFIDNIFRFTQAGSEVSALLGRIPSAVGYQPTLATDMGTMQERITTTKKGSITSVQAIYVPADDLTDPSPATTFSHLDATTVLSRQVSELGFYPAVDPLESSSRIMDPNIVGRAHYDCARQVKKILQDLKSLQDIIAILGMGELSQEEKMTVTRARKIQRFLTQPFQVAETFTGTPGKLVTLKDAIKGFNMILDGELDHIPEVAFYMVGDIDEVQAKAEQLALETSA; encoded by the coding sequence ATGATGAATTCGGCGAGATTTTGCCTTCGTACTTTACAATCTTCTAAAACTGGCATTGCGGGGAAAGCAGCAAGAGCAGCGTCTGTTGAGCAGAGAAGAAATTATGCTCCTGAAAAGGCAACACAGACGACCCAGGGTTCTGGTTTGGTCGGAGAAATCGTTGCTGTGATCGGACCAGTTGTGGATGTCCAGTTTTCTGGAGGCAGACCACCAATTCTCAATGCATTGGAAGTTGAAGGGCGTGAGACCAAATTGGTCCTGGAAGTTGCACAGCATTTGGGTCAGAACACTGTTCGAACAATTGCCATGGACTCCACGGAAAGATTGATTCGTGGTCAAAAATGTGTTGATACTGGTGATTCCATTAAAGTACCGGTTGGTCCAGGAACATTGGGTCGTATTATCAATGTCATTGGTCAACCAATCGATGAAAGGGGACCAGTTAAAACTAAAATGTATGCCTCAATTCACGCTACTGCTCCTGAATTGAGCGAAACTGGTGGTGCTCAAGAAATTCTGGAAACTGGAATTAAGGTGGTGGACGTGCTAGCACCTTATGTCAGAGGAGGAAAAATTGGTCTGTTTGGTGGTGCTGGTGTTGGCAAGACTGTCTTCATCATGGAACTGATGAACAACGTTGCCAAAGCTCATGGTGGTTATTCAGTATTTGCTGGTGTTGGCGAAAGAACCAGAGAAGGAAATGATCTTTATCATGAGATGATGGACTCCGGAGTCATCTCCCTCACGGATGACACATCCAAAGTAGCGCTCGTCTATGGACAGATGAATGAACCACCAGGTGCCAGAGCTCGTGTTGCTCTCACAGGTCTGACTGTTGCCGAATATTTCAGAGATGAAGAGGGACAAGATGTGCTGCTTTTCATTGACAACATTTTCAGATTCACCCAGGCTGGTTCAGAAGTATCTGCTCTGCTTGGTCGTATTCCATCTGCTGTCGGTTACCAACCAACTCTTGCGACTGACATGGGTACTATGCAGGAGAGAATCACCACCACCAAAAAAGGTTCTATCACATCTGTACAGGCCATATATGTACCTGCTGATGACTTGACTGATCCTAGCCCAGCCACAACATTCTCTCACTTGGATGCCACAACTGTATTGTCACGTCAAGTTTCAGAATTGGGATTCTACCCTGCCGTCGACCCACTGGAGTCATCGTCAAGAATTATGGACCCCAACATCGTAGGAAGAGCTCACTACGACTGCGCAAGACAAGTTAAGAAGATCCTTCAAGATTTGAAATCTTTGCAAGATATCATTGCTATTCTTGGTATGGGTGAATTGTCACAAGAAGAAAAAATGACAGTAACTCGCGCACGTAAGATTCAAAGATTCCTGACGCAACCTTTCCAAGTCGCTGAAACTTTCACAGGAACACCAGGAAAGCTTGTCACACTGAAAGATGCAATCAAAGGTTTCAATATGATTCTTGATGGAGAATTGGATCACATTCCTGAAGTTGCATTTTACATGGTAGGCGATATTGACGAAGTACAAGCAAAGGCAGAACAACTCGCATTGGAAACTTCCGCATAA